The Dama dama isolate Ldn47 chromosome X, ASM3311817v1, whole genome shotgun sequence nucleotide sequence CCTGGCTGCTGAGAAGACCTACAAACAATGGCATATTAGTAGTAATTAGCATACTTAGTGACAagatcttgggtttttttttttttaagcatcattCTTCTAtaaaaggaactaaagatccttgaAGAGGTAGTTATTTCAGGGCTGAGatggaaaaaatcaaaatgagCTTGGAATACCTTgtggaaacaggaaaaaaaagaatattctcaaAAGATATGAGGAAGGGAAGATTGTTGAAAGAATGAACTATGAGGAAAAGGACCTCTTAATGCCAAAAtctttgagcaacaaaataaataattttagtactggattataacccaaagaatagaaaaaaatcctGAGTCTATAAcgatataaataattaaataaataagtggaaGAAACATGAGCACTCCTCCTCATAGTAGAGTTGCAATTAATAAGCATTGAAAGAAGGGAAATGGAAGACACTATTAGCCATATATTGCAGTTTTGATTATCTCATActtaatcccatgaacagaggtgtgggctacagtccatggggtcacaaaagagtcagataggacttagtgactaaacaacatcaataAATCTACTAATGGGTGCTAGAATCAGTGCATTTGAGAAGAGAATGTATTTGCACTGTCTCAAAGCATCTCCCTCCAACATATTTGTTGACTACAGGAGATATCatagtaactttacagtggaaaTGCCCAGCAAAGACCACCTTGACCAGGTGATCAAGGTCAGTGTCATCAGTAATAATATGTAGTGAAATCAGGAACCCTGTGATAGAGTGTACTGTTGAAAGTAATGGCAGCATTTCTGTGGTTCTCTTTCCAAGGAACTATGACCTCAGTCTAGTAATGAGAAGATACCAAATAGGCCTAAAGTGATGGACATTCCATAAAATACTCTTCAGGGCTGATAGTGTCATGAAAAACTAGGTAAGACTGAAGAACTATTGTAGATTGTAGGAGTCCAGGGAGAAATAACAACTAAATGCAATATGGAACACTGATTAGGATTTTTGAAAGGATAATCATGGAAAAAATTATGAAGTTTAAATGGGGTAGTTAATTTGGTTAATGCTGTTAACACAATGTTAATTTTCTTGTTCTAGCACATGTATGATGTTACCTAAGATGTTAACATTGGACGAGCCTGGGTGAGGGACATATTGAAACTGTCTGTACTATTTTGGCAACTTTTCTATAAGtctcaaagttcagttcagtctctcagtcatgtccgactctttgcgaccccacggactgcagcacaccaggcttccctgtccatcaccaactcccagagcttactcaaactcatatcgaTCATGTCGGTgataccatacaaccatctcatcctctgtcgtccccttctcctcctgccctcaatctttcccagcatcagggtcttttccaatgagtcagttcttcgcatcaggtggccaaagtattggagtttcagcttcagcgtcagtgctttccaatgaatattcaggactgatttcctttaggatggactggttggatctccttgcagtccaagggactctcaagagtcttctccaacaccacagttcaaaagcatcaattctttggtgttccactttctttacagtccaacatctcacatatgactactggaaaaaccatagctttgactagatggacctttgttgacaaagtaatatctctgctttttaatatgctgtctcggttgttcatagtttttctccaaggagcaagcatcatttaaagCCATGGTGACATGGCTgtggttaccatctgcagtgattttggagcccaagaaaataaaatctctcactgtttccattgtttccccatctatttgccgtgaagtgatgggaccagatgtcatgaccttacttttctgagtgttgagttttaagccaactttttcactcttctctttcactttcattgagaagatcttttaaaacattttttaaagttgccATTATAAAAACATTCAGGAGGACTTCCACATTCGTTTCtataaacaacttttaaaataagcagAATATATGAGGTGACTGGAAAACAGCACAGGATTATGATCCCCAAAAGTAGGAAAATAGATGAGATAGGCTCTCCAAATGACCCTGTATTTCTACTTAGAGGCAGTGTCTAGACTGTAGTACAAATAGGATAAACCACAACAGAGCACAGTGGACTGAACTAAGGACAGAGTGAGCAGAGTTTGTAAATACGAAAACCGCTGAAATTTGCAGGGCAAGTTGTTGGAAAGAAGAGAGCTGGGTGGAGTTAATGCTCCAGAAATCTGTAGAAGGTCCCCTTGGGTCTTTCACTGAACATTAATCTGCTCATGAAAAGGGAAGTACTCCATGTGGCTGGTCAAAGTGCAACTACCaggggagttaaaaaaaaaaaaaatcctggaaagCAGTGAGCTGAACTACTGGAAGGCAAACAAGGCTGGGAGACTCTTAAATCTTGAATAGCCAGAGGGGACAGTCCTCTCTGAACACCCAAAGTGATTCAGTAGCGTTTCAGACAGATCTAAGCTGTAGGGATAGCATGTAGTCCAAAAATAATGGCTACCATACAACATCCTAACTGCCATCAAATCACGGACTGGATTTCTGAGGAAAGCTTAAGTTGGAACAAGAGGCCCCTTGCCTAAAATGTTTACAGCCACTGTAGACAAGTCAGATACAAGTTGTGTCATGGAATCCTGGCCTCTCTGGACTTCATATTCCCTCTTATGGTCTCTGATCACTGTTCTTTCTCTGGTTCTTTCTAATGTTCCTTACTAGCTGGGAGTGTTCTGTCTGAACCCATTCCCTGACACCTGGTCATTCCGATCCAATCCTTGTTTctcaaagtgaagaggaaaattGTATTGGCATTTCAGAATTCTAAAGCGTGCCCAGAGGAATTCTGGTAGTCAAAGCATCACTGAAGAAATCCCAGTTTCTATGGATGAGAGATTAAGTTAATTTTCTGCTCAACCTACTTAGAAAACAGGGAAATTAAAATAACTGTGAGACAATGTATTTTCACCCAAAAGTTTGACCAAAATTAAAAGgttgataaaataaaattcccaTGAGAGTGCACACCGCATACATTAATATGTGAGGATATGAATCAGTACAGCTTTATTTGAACAGAGTATCagcaatattaataaaaatttacaaCCATCATCTTCTTTCCAGTTCAATCCAGCTTGTACTTGGCTATGTATTTTCTATAAGAGAACATACATATTTGCCCAAGAATTCATGCAAGTTTTTTTAATCATAGCAACAAATGGGAAACAATTTTTGTGTCCATCAGGAGAAGAATGTCTAATTATGGCACATACACACTTAAGAATACTTGTGAGTAGTTAAAAGGGTGAGATGTATCTGTATGTGCTCTCAGGGAAAGATCCCACATTCGTTTTAGTAAATGACAAGGGCAAGAGGCAGAACAATATGTACACTATTatccatatatattaaaaaaatcacagtgtgttttttttttatagcacaTATGTAAGAAAAAGTCTAGTCAATTTTGAAATAACACAAAATGTTAATTGTAGTTGCTTCTGAGGATAGGGGTGAATTTTAGAGGAATGTGATAGGGAAGGGGGATTGTGACTTATCCATACTTTTAGAATCTGGGGGCAATAAGAGCATTAGCACTATTACTTAAAAACTAGAATTTTCCTCTGGGGGAAGCAGAGACAAGATGCAGTGCAAGAATATTTTCTTATCAAGGATGGCACCTCTGCCATAGAAGAATTTTCTACCTCCTAGAAGGAcacctgagtttttaaaaattcgaTGTAAATGTTTGCTTATACCATGTTTTTTGTGgggggttttggtttttttttttttttttacaccatgATTATTGTCATCTTTTCTCATCTGCTTCTTATGGAGGAAGCTTTGGTTTTGACCACCAAGGTAAACTCACTTATTGGTGTGTGTGGTCAGCGGCCAATCTCAAATAATTCAGCCCATTAAAATTCTCCTGAAAATGCCAGGGTGGTTTCGAAAATCTCCTCTCTAACCTCAGGGTTATTACCCTAAGACCAGTAGCCTGTGTGCCTCTTTAGTTGCTGCgcttctgtccgactctttgcgacccagtggaccgtagcccaccaggctcctctgtccatgggattctccaggcaagaacactggagtgggttgccatgccctcctccaggggatcttcctgacccagggatagaacctcgtgtctcccccattgcaggcagattctttactgctgagccaccggggaagcccaatgaCCAGTAGTTTCTGTGCCAAATCAGACCCTAGTCACCAGCAGATTGGAAAACACCGAGAACGTGGTGGGGGCAGCCAGTGGGGATGAGGAGGTGTCTGAACCTCCCTGCTGGAAGTGACCCCTCACGGGGAAAGGGCAGCTGCGGCCCCGGGGTCCCGGGTGAGGAACCTGCAGAGTCGGGATGCTCTGAGTCAGGCAGCGCGGGCATCCGAGTGGCCCGTTCCTCTGCGAGCAGAGCGCAGCGTCCAGAGGAGGATGCAGAGAACAGCTGGCTGGCAGGTCAGGTTCCAGTCTGGAGACGAGGGCACAGGGCTCGCCGGGGAAGACCCAGGGCAGGGCGCTGTCACCGGGGACGGGCGGACCGGACACCGTGCTGGGACCCAGGCGGTCAGCTCTACAGGAACTCTTGGCGCGAGGGGTGGGAGAATTCCAGGGAAACAAGCCCCCAGACACCCCCTAAATtgagtttcattctcattttcacCTTCTTTCTTCAGACTGCttttagtactttggccacagGGTCCTTCTTTTCACTGCCAGAAAGATATTCTGGAGCaatgtgaaaagaaataaatagacaCAAGGTCAGCCTCAGACTGGGAGGAGTGGAGCAATGTGAGCTCTGGAGGAATTCAGACCAGAGCTCTAGTTTTGCCCTGTCACTAGCAATGTGAACTAAGCATATTACCAAATTCTGTGAGCCTCAGATTCTTCCTCAGTGAAGTGTGTTTGATAAGCTCTGTCTTCTAGGACTGTTGGAAtgtgtataatgtatataaaacacCTGGCATAATGACTAGTGTGCATTGGAACTGTAAAGAGTGACAATTTTTGCCATGATTTTTTTTGACCCCAGATAATACCAACCCTCCTgctgagatttttgttttgttttgctgttgctTTAATCCAGGAGATGTCTGAGAATATGCAGTACTATGGGCTGCTGAACACCACGTCAGCCAAAAATGCTGTTTAATAAGAAAACATACCTTAGTAAATCATGCCCCATAGAGGTTGTATTATTTACTTTGGCTGTTGGGGATTCTTCCCCATCTGGATGCAACTCAAAGCTCCTAAAATGTGTGTCAAGAACtaactccttctctccctcccagctGCCTTAGATCCAGATCACCCCATTTTCATTCATCTAACCCCTACCAAAATCAAGCCTTGCTATGTActaagtcctgtcctactctgccagactcccctgtccatggggattctccaggcaagaatactggagtgggttgccatttccgactccaggggatcttcctgacccagggattgaactcgaatctcttacatctcttgcattggcaggtgggttctttaccagtagtgctacctgggaaaccctcccTTAGGGCTTGCCAAATTTCACTCAAATTAACCCAGTCAAAATACCTTTTTAATGAGGCAGGCTCTGTTTCTTCCAGTCCAGGGCAAAGAGTGTGACATGGGCACAGTGACTTCTTGGCATCCCACCTCAAGGAAGTATCACCCCGATTTATCAGCAACTCCTTGGTGACGATGTGGCTAAATCACCTAGTTTGTGCACTATATTCTCCAGCACTGGAACAGAAGCACAGGATACCTTCCATTCCCTCCCTAGGTGGAGAGTTCTCTCTAGTTAATCCAAGATCCCAAAGTAACTGCTGAAAGCAGTTCTCCTTTGGAGGCTTAATTGCTCAACTCTGAGACACACGACCCAAGGGTCTGGCCCTTGCTCACCACCCTCACACACCCTCTTCTGGCCCACCACCACTTAAAATCACCTCCCATTGAAGAACTTGAGGTTTTTCCAAGGCTCCAGGTTGTATTGTCTCAGGATATTTACTCTTGAGTGCCTTCATCtggccctcccctccacccccactcaTCCTTTTCACTTGTCTTTTTTGTCTTAGAGGCATCCCACCtcactgtctttctttttttatttaatttatttttttccatttatttttattagttggaggctaattactttacaatattgtagtggtttttgtcatacattgacatgaatcagccatggatttacatgtattccccatcccgatcccccctcccacctccctctctacccgatccctctgggtcttcccagtgcaccaggcccgagcacttgtctcatgcatccaacctggtctggtgatctgtttcaccctagataatatacatcaCTGTCTTTCTTATATGATAGCTGCTGCTAGACTCTAATCCAATGGGAAAAGGTTCAGCCTTCTTTTTCTTACCGCCCCCCCCACTCCATACATACTAACATGGAGCCTTCCAAAGAGCAACTGCTCGATTAAtgtttaaggggaaaaaacagtgaacaatttagtatgattttatttctcttacaCTATTGAATAAACAAAGCAAGTTCagatatataacttttattttacagaaCAGGAAAATATAAGGAATAAGGGAAACCAAGAATTCACCATCTActtgtttctctattttttttttgatcccaACTATTTTACCTctaatttcttttgcatttctaaGGAAATGCCTATTCCAATGCTATCTTTTCTTATCTGTCTATCTTATGTATCTATTCCAGATCACTAAAAAAGATGGAAGgttatttgtttaatttgtttaACAAAATAGCAAAACTATTACTCTTAAACTTAATAAACAGCATTAAGTATGTAACCAGTATCATTCATACATTTAGATTCTgaactaaagttttttttttttaacatttgaaatattttttttaagcaacatttGAAAAGTTTCAACAACAAAACATAAATCTGTAGGTTATTCAAATATGCAATGCAATGTGATCCCTCCAAGCGCCCACACTACTTCAGGACAATGCTTCAGATTTCACTACATGTGAGAGAAGCTGCCTCGGCCATTGGCCCCAGAATGCACACTGGCCAGGGTACTGCTGCGAAACATGGCTGCAAATCTGGCTTGGGCtctctcttcttcatctcttaAAGCCTCTTCATACCAGGACGGGAAGGCACTGGGGACTGTATCATGCATGTTGGCCAAGAATTCAAGAACTTTCATTTTGCTGGTTTCAGCATGGGCTCTCGGgccccacaggaactcatagcgTGGAGGATCACTGTTGGGCACCTGGCGGTATTCCAGGTACCTTTCCTGCACCAGATCCTTGGTAATGAGCTTCTTGGGATCCCCATGGATGAAGTGCTTCCTTCCAGCATATATCCCCATCACATTGAGCACCTCCCAGACATCCTCCTCAGTGGCGCAATTGCCCTTCATGAAGATCACACAGAGGATGGTCATAAGGAGGCCGGTTTTGAGCATGATCTCCTCACCCCTCAGCCTGTCATCACTAGTGTGCTGAAATTTGCTGACAAGGGCATAGCAATGAGTGGTGGGGTTGACTTCCTTCACCTCAATGCCAAAGGCCAGCACCATCAGCTCAGAAGCTTTCCTGAGGATCTCATTGAAGTGCTTCTTGTACTTTTTGATGACATGCTTAATCATATCTTCTTTGGTAATGGGCTCTCTCAGATTATGCTTGCGCAGCAGGAATTGCACCAACAGAGTTGCCTTCTGGTCTAGAGGCGTTCCACAGGAAAACTCAGTGCTGGGTAGTGCCTGGGAGGCGCTTGGTTTTTCATTTTGGCTCTTAGCACCATCATCAGATCTGGTGCATGAAGCACCTGCAGAAGTAGTGGTAGTGGAAGGGGCTCTCCCAGACCCCTGGGATTTTCTATCTGACCCAGAAGCAAGAGAGCTCTGGACATTACCACCAAGAGGAGGAGTAAGGGAAGAGGGGAACTCTTCTTCCTCTGCTGCAGAGGTCTGAGCATCTTGGAGATGCTGAGCCTCACTCCGGGCCTGCTGGCGTTTCTCACGGGCGCGGAGCTTACTCTTTTGCCCCCGAGGCATGATGACACAGATCAgggacagcaggcaggagtgtggGCAGGAAGACAGACAATGAGGGcacctggaggagggaggagatgctGTGAGCGCCTTCAACAGGGAGATTCCTCCCTGGCTTTAACCAAGACCACCTTTGCAGGTTTGTGTGAGGTTACTGCTCTAGAACCCACAGGGCTCACTAATCAGCTCGCCCCCTGAGACTCCTGTAGATAAGTCAGTGTGCCTTGGGCTGGCAGGTCTAGGCTCTGTGGGGTACAGTCTAAAATCTTCTCAGTTCACATTTAGAATCATCCTGTCAACTGTTGGCAGAGCCCGGCCATCCTCCCCTCTGCCGCTCTGAAGCTAAACTGCTTCCAAAAAATGGCCTTCCGTCCCTGAGACCCTCCCGTCCCCgaggaggaaatgaaggaaagCCTTAGTTGGCCACCCCTGCTGGGGCCTTCCAGAACTGACAACAGGAGCAGGGTTTGATGTGACCCCCTTTGCCCTGGACTATCAGGGTCTTCAGTTGTCACTCATGTCCCCGcccccgcacacacacaccacccctgccccgccccgccgcgtCCCTCCCCTCCACCAGACCGAGACCCGTCCGTCCGGTAGTTTGACAGCCTGACCCGGGGTTTCCCAGGGTAGACAGCAGGGACAGTGAGTGTGTGTGCCCGGTTTAGCGTACCTTTAGTCCTCGCTCAGGCTCCTCTCCCTAATTCCAAATAAAGTCCGGGATGTTGTCCTCTTTTGATCTGAGACCATTAGCCTCAGATCAAAGGCTTCACTTCCTGATACCTCGAGGTAGAACTGAGGGGTTGTTGGGCCTAACGGCTATGCCACGGGCCTCTTAGCGCGTGGCAGATCAGAGCAGAGTTCTGTGACGTCTCCTTTATTCTAGGGAGGCATATTCCCACAATTCTAAGCCTTGCCTCTCCCCTCCAGAGACCTGAGACCCTGGAGGGGGAAGTCAGCCCACACCTCCTGCTGACAGCTctgccctgggcttcccaggagtgAAAGCAGGGACGAGGCTGTGTGCCGGTCCGTCTATATGTGGGGGGAGATTGTTGCATCATTCCTCAAGGTGGAGGCAGGGAGTAGGGTGTCCTCTTAGCTGCTTCTTCAAAGGCTTCCTGGGTAATACTCACTCTCTGAAAACTCTGCTGTTTCCCTACTGCAAACCTTACAGAAAATAGCTAAGTCCTAGGCTAGATACCAGACGGGAAAGTTGCAGTGCAAGGCAGGTTCCCAGGACGCATGGCAGGCTGTAAGAGAAAAA carries:
- the LOC133052519 gene encoding melanoma-associated antigen B18-like gives rise to the protein MPRGQKSKLRAREKRQQARSEAQHLQDAQTSAAEEEEAPSTTTTSAGASCTRSDDGAKSQNEKPSASQALPSTEFSCGTPLDQKATLLVQFLLRKHNLREPITKEDMIKHVIKKYKKHFNEILRKASELMVLAFGIEVKEVNPTTHCYALVSKFQHTSDDRLRGEEIMLKTGLLMTILCVIFMKGNCATEEDVWEVLNVMGIYAGRKHFIHGDPKKLITKDLVQERYLEYRQVPNSDPPRYEFLWGPRAHAETSKMKVLEFLANMHDTVPSAFPSWYEEALRDEEERAQARFAAMFRSSTLASVHSGANGRGSFSHM